The following are encoded together in the Limnochordia bacterium genome:
- the ubiA gene encoding putative 4-hydroxybenzoate polyprenyltransferase yields the protein MRLRVLLRMIKVEHTLFSLPFAYLGAILGAKGAPPSDKLLWISLAMLGAHSAGMAVNRLVDLEFDALNPRTQDRALPCQLVTSHDVYWFVFFSLALFFVASACLNRICLMLSPIAAFALVFYSYTKRFTYLCHFWLGFVLALAPVGGWLGVTGRFNLPPFLLGLGICLWVAGFDVIYQSADVSFDARMGLYSIPRCFGIRPSMKLVLLLHLFAVVFFFLVGYTALLGVWYYVGLLVVLAVFVIEAKIILGGVLEEFMEAFDMNLVVSSVLLASALLDLFISK from the coding sequence TTGCGGTTACGGGTGCTGCTAAGGATGATCAAAGTGGAGCACACCTTATTCTCTTTACCCTTCGCCTACCTAGGAGCGATTTTGGGTGCTAAGGGAGCTCCCCCTTCGGATAAACTACTCTGGATTAGTCTGGCTATGCTCGGGGCTCACAGTGCGGGTATGGCCGTGAATCGACTTGTGGATCTGGAGTTTGACGCGTTAAATCCCCGTACCCAAGATCGGGCGTTGCCCTGCCAATTGGTTACTTCCCACGATGTATACTGGTTTGTCTTCTTTTCCCTAGCTCTGTTTTTTGTTGCTTCTGCATGCTTAAACCGAATTTGTCTGATGCTATCTCCAATTGCGGCCTTTGCTTTGGTTTTTTACTCCTATACGAAACGCTTTACCTATCTGTGCCATTTTTGGCTGGGTTTTGTTCTAGCCCTAGCGCCAGTAGGGGGATGGCTTGGCGTAACAGGGAGGTTCAATCTGCCGCCGTTTTTACTAGGCCTTGGGATATGTCTTTGGGTAGCTGGGTTTGATGTTATCTACCAAAGTGCTGATGTTTCCTTCGATGCGCGGATGGGTCTATACTCTATACCCCGTTGTTTTGGGATTCGACCGAGCATGAAGCTTGTACTTCTTTTGCATTTATTTGCGGTGGTATTCTTTTTTCTTGTAGGTTACACGGCCTTGCTAGGGGTCTGGTACTACGTGGGCTTGTTGGTCGTACTAGCGGTCTTTGTTATTGAAGCTAAGATTATCCTAGGAGGTGTTCTGGAGGAATTTATGGAGGCTTTTGATATGAACCTGGTGGTGAGTTCGGTTCTTCTAGCCTCTGCTTTGCTGGATCTATTCATTAGTAAATAG